One genomic segment of Aliarcobacter cibarius includes these proteins:
- a CDS encoding 3'-5' exonuclease, with protein MIILDFETNTHNIGDVFEVAAVKIDKNFNVLDKFHRYYLSRYPLNFYSYSVHRLTPELILDYRKDKTYSSYFSEDLDFEEFCKGSSTLIAHNISFELRHINNRVIFKNHICTMSGNKHLVKSYGKNGVLKNPKLDETCNYFGIEFDSSKYHSATYDVTKTYEILKRMDIKL; from the coding sequence ATGATTATTTTAGATTTTGAAACAAACACACATAATATTGGCGATGTTTTTGAAGTTGCCGCAGTTAAAATAGATAAAAATTTTAATGTTTTAGATAAATTCCACAGATACTACTTGTCAAGATATCCTCTTAATTTTTATTCATATTCAGTTCACAGATTAACTCCTGAATTAATACTTGATTATAGAAAGGATAAAACTTATAGCTCTTATTTTAGTGAAGATTTAGATTTTGAAGAGTTTTGCAAAGGTAGTTCTACTTTAATAGCTCATAATATAAGTTTTGAATTAAGACATATAAATAATAGAGTAATCTTTAAAAATCATATTTGTACTATGTCTGGAAATAAACATCTTGTAAAATCTTATGGTAAAAATGGAGTTTTAAAGAATCCAAAATTAGATGAAACTTGTAATTATTTTGGAATAGAGTTTGATTCATCAAAATATCATAGTGCAACTTATGATGTTACGAAAACTTATGAAATTTTAAAAAGAATGGATATAAAACTTTAA